In one Juglans regia cultivar Chandler chromosome 11, Walnut 2.0, whole genome shotgun sequence genomic region, the following are encoded:
- the LOC108993516 gene encoding uncharacterized mitochondrial protein AtMg00820-like, translated as MVTRSQPGIHKPNLKYAHYHTVVDLPKEPKTIRSTLNHAGLTKALQDEIQALQDNNTWTLVPRFPYMDVIGCKWVFKTKINADDTLNRLKACLVAKGFHQIDGVNYTKMLSPVIM; from the coding sequence ATGGTAACCCGCTCTCAGCCTGGGATCCACAAACCCAACCTGAAGTACGCCCACTATCACACTGTTGTTGACCTTCCCAAGGAACCAAAGACAATACGCTCCACCCTTAACCATGCTGGCTTGACCAAAGCACTACAAGATGAGATCCAAGCTCTCCAAGACAACAACACTTGGACACTCGTGCCTCGTTTCCCTTACATGGATGTTATTGGTTGCAAGTGGGTCTTCAAGACCAAAATCAATGCCGACGATACTCTCAATCGGTTGAAAGCTTGCCTTGTTGCCAAGGGCTTCCACCAAATTGATGGTGTCAATTATACAAAGATGTTATCTCCTGTAATCAtgtaa